ATTTAAATAAATTTACTCCTCAAACAGTTGAAAAGAAGAAAAAATTGAGAAAGGAATATGGATATAATGAAAATGACTTTATTTTAATATATGTTGCCGAAATGAGTTATAGAAAGCATCAAGATTTACTTATAAATACACTTAATGTATTGAAAAGTAAAATACCTAATATAAAATTATTATTAGTGGGAACTGGTAATCTACTCGAAAAATATAAAAAGCAAACAAAAGAATTAAGTTTAGGAAAACATGTTTACTTCTTAGGATATAGAAAAGATATTCCAAATCTAATGACTATTGCTGATGTTGCTGTTTCATCATCAAGACAAGAAGGTTTACCAGTTAATGTAATGGAAGCAATGGCTACTGGATTGCCTCTTGTAGTAACAGATTGTAGAGGAAACCGTGATTTAGTTAGAAATGGTGAGAATGGATTTGTTGTTGGAATTAATGATGTAAATAGATTTGCAAATTCGATTGAAAAACTTTATAATTCAAAAGAGTTAAGACAACAATTTGGGCAAAAAAGTTTAAAAATTATTAAAGAATATTCACTTGAAGTTGTAAAAAGTGAAATGGAAAAAATATATAAATCTTTTTTATAATTATTGTTAATAAGTTCAGTATTTACAAATAAATCTTTTTTATAGCATT
The Anaerobranca californiensis DSM 14826 genome window above contains:
- a CDS encoding glycosyltransferase family 4 protein; translated protein: MVFHLPYLEWFENNGYEVHVCANNDYENKEECNIPFCDEFYEVPFERSPLKKENIIAYKKLKRLINENKYDVIHCHTPIGGVLGRLAAKDVRKNGTKVIYTAHGFHFFKGAPLINWLLYYPVEKWLSKYTDCLITINDEDYEYAVRKKFKAGSVKKVNGVGIDLNKFTPQTVEKKKKLRKEYGYNENDFILIYVAEMSYRKHQDLLINTLNVLKSKIPNIKLLLVGTGNLLEKYKKQTKELSLGKHVYFLGYRKDIPNLMTIADVAVSSSRQEGLPVNVMEAMATGLPLVVTDCRGNRDLVRNGENGFVVGINDVNRFANSIEKLYNSKELRQQFGQKSLKIIKEYSLEVVKSEMEKIYKSFL